A window of the Cellvibrio sp. pealriver genome harbors these coding sequences:
- the cysE gene encoding serine O-acetyltransferase, which translates to MNATISAATSATAVSPSANVADSLWESIRLQTRKQAETEPVLASFLYSTILNHDSLEGALSFHLANKLDSPALPAMLIREVIEEAMEKDSSIIESVRADLMAVSERDSACCSLVTPLLYFKGFHALQAYRVAHWLWQQGRNSLALFLQNRISAVFAVDIHPAARIGKGIMFDHATGIVIGETAVVEDMVSIMQSVTLGGTGKEAGDRHPKVRKGVLIGAGAKILGNITVGECAKVGAGSVVLKDVPARATVAGVPAQIICETACNQPAREMDHLIR; encoded by the coding sequence ATGAATGCCACTATTTCCGCCGCAACCTCCGCCACTGCCGTATCGCCAAGCGCCAACGTGGCTGATAGCTTGTGGGAGTCCATCCGTTTGCAAACCCGCAAGCAAGCGGAAACCGAGCCGGTACTGGCCAGTTTTCTTTATTCCACCATCCTTAATCACGACTCTCTGGAAGGCGCACTGAGCTTCCATCTGGCCAACAAGCTCGACAGCCCCGCCCTGCCCGCCATGCTGATCCGCGAAGTAATTGAAGAGGCGATGGAAAAAGACAGTTCGATCATTGAATCCGTGCGGGCCGACTTGATGGCCGTCAGCGAGCGCGATTCCGCCTGCTGCTCACTGGTCACACCTTTGCTGTACTTCAAAGGTTTCCACGCGCTGCAGGCTTATCGCGTCGCCCATTGGCTGTGGCAGCAGGGGCGCAATTCACTCGCACTGTTTTTACAAAACCGTATATCCGCTGTGTTTGCGGTAGACATCCACCCCGCCGCGCGGATTGGCAAAGGCATTATGTTCGACCACGCCACCGGCATAGTGATTGGTGAGACCGCCGTCGTAGAAGATATGGTATCGATCATGCAATCCGTCACCCTTGGCGGCACCGGCAAAGAAGCAGGCGACCGCCACCCGAAAGTCCGCAAAGGGGTATTGATTGGTGCCGGAGCAAAAATCCTCGGTAACATCACCGTAGGCGAATGCGCCAAAGTCGGTGCCGGTAGTGTCGTGTTAAAAGATGTGCCTGCGCGCGCAACCGTCGCGGGTGTTCCCGCGCAAATCATCTGCGAAACCGCCTGCAACCAACCCGCACGGGAGATGGATCATCTGATCCGCTAG
- the mscL gene encoding large-conductance mechanosensitive channel protein MscL encodes MSFIKDFKEFAVRGNVVDMAVGIIIGAAFGKVVSSLVSDVFMPPLGWLIGGVDFSDLAIILPEIIEGKGTVPIMYGKFIQTILDFTIVAFAIFMMIKVINRLKKKEEEKPAEPAAPSNQEVLLTEIRDLLKQQQK; translated from the coding sequence ATGAGCTTTATTAAAGACTTTAAAGAATTTGCTGTGCGCGGCAATGTAGTGGATATGGCAGTGGGTATTATTATCGGTGCGGCTTTTGGCAAGGTGGTCAGCTCGTTGGTGAGCGATGTCTTTATGCCGCCGCTGGGCTGGTTGATTGGCGGCGTGGATTTTTCTGATCTGGCGATTATCCTGCCCGAAATTATTGAGGGTAAAGGTACAGTTCCAATCATGTACGGTAAGTTTATCCAGACGATTCTGGATTTCACCATAGTCGCATTCGCGATTTTTATGATGATTAAAGTCATTAACCGTCTGAAGAAAAAAGAAGAAGAAAAACCAGCTGAACCTGCAGCTCCTTCCAACCAGGAAGTGTTGCTGACTGAAATCCGCGACTTACTTAAACAACAGCAAAAATAA
- a CDS encoding serine/threonine protein kinase, which yields MTHPYEQLTPDLVLDAIERTGLLSDARILALNSYENRVYQVGIEGGSPVIAKFYRPGRWSDAQIIEEHQFTAALKELEISVVPPLADAAGNTLREYQGFRFALYPRQGGHSPNLDDFDALLSLGRTLGRMHALGQARAFEHRPALDIQTFGRDSYDFLLANDFIPASLRESYRTLGADVLARCETLFKRVAYTPIRLHGDCHPGNILWRDDVPHFVDFDDARMGPAIQDLWMLLSGEREQQTAQMSEILEGYREFCDFDLAELALIEALRSLRIMHYSAWLARRWTDPAFPHHFPWFNTERYWGEHILELREQLAMLNEPPLVIY from the coding sequence ATGACACACCCTTATGAACAACTCACACCGGATCTGGTACTTGATGCAATCGAGAGAACCGGCCTGCTGAGTGATGCCCGCATCCTCGCACTCAATAGTTACGAAAACCGCGTGTATCAGGTGGGGATCGAAGGTGGCAGCCCGGTGATCGCCAAGTTTTATCGCCCCGGGCGCTGGAGCGATGCGCAGATCATCGAGGAACACCAATTCACTGCCGCATTGAAAGAGTTGGAAATTTCAGTCGTGCCGCCGCTGGCAGATGCAGCGGGCAACACCCTGCGTGAATACCAGGGCTTTCGCTTTGCGCTCTACCCTCGCCAGGGCGGCCATTCGCCTAATCTGGATGACTTTGATGCGCTGCTATCGCTCGGCCGCACCCTGGGGCGTATGCATGCCTTGGGGCAAGCGCGCGCGTTTGAGCATCGCCCGGCGTTGGATATCCAGACCTTTGGCCGCGACAGCTATGACTTTTTACTGGCCAATGACTTTATTCCGGCGAGCTTGCGCGAGTCTTACCGCACCCTGGGCGCAGATGTGCTGGCGCGCTGCGAAACCCTGTTCAAGCGCGTGGCTTACACGCCCATCCGCCTGCATGGCGATTGCCATCCGGGCAATATTTTGTGGCGCGATGACGTGCCGCACTTTGTGGATTTTGACGATGCGCGCATGGGTCCTGCAATCCAGGATTTATGGATGCTGCTCTCGGGCGAGCGGGAGCAACAAACCGCGCAGATGAGCGAAATTCTGGAGGGCTACCGCGAGTTCTGCGATTTTGATTTGGCCGAACTGGCGCTGATCGAAGCCCTGCGCAGCCTGCGTATCATGCATTACAGCGCCTGGCTTGCGCGGCGCTGGACTGACCCGGCCTTCCCCCATCACTTCCCCTGGTTCAATACCGAACGCTACTGGGGCGAACACATTCTGGAGTTGCGCGAGCAGTTGGCGATGCTTAACGAACCGCCGTTGGTCATTTATTGA
- a CDS encoding ParA family protein translates to MIKIAFYNLKGGVGKTTTAVNMAYMAAAAKKNVILWDLDPQAAASWFCQQEPEAAKAIKLFSKGKSIGEMELYSPYPRLMLIPSDLSLRSLDSEFDELSKDKKFLKQLLKPLSDKADILIFDCPPTLSPSVEQLLMEVDILLIPMIPSPLSIRAMEQVVEFLKGKKSAPGRIVGFFNQVDMRRSLHREAIENSKKMPVPMLKTYIPNDAAVEQMGLRRAPLTSYNQRSRAALAYLDMWKEVARLLKAAAKENE, encoded by the coding sequence ATGATAAAAATCGCGTTTTACAACCTCAAAGGCGGCGTGGGTAAAACTACGACGGCAGTCAACATGGCCTACATGGCCGCTGCGGCGAAGAAAAACGTCATCCTCTGGGACTTGGACCCGCAAGCGGCAGCCAGCTGGTTTTGCCAGCAGGAGCCGGAAGCTGCCAAGGCGATCAAACTGTTTAGCAAGGGCAAATCCATTGGTGAGATGGAGCTGTACAGTCCTTATCCACGCTTGATGCTGATTCCCTCCGACTTGAGTCTGCGCAGTCTGGACAGCGAATTCGACGAGCTCAGCAAAGACAAAAAGTTTCTCAAGCAACTGCTCAAACCCCTGAGCGATAAAGCCGACATTCTGATTTTTGACTGTCCACCGACATTGTCACCCAGCGTGGAGCAGCTGTTGATGGAGGTGGATATTTTGCTGATCCCGATGATCCCCAGCCCCTTGTCGATCCGTGCGATGGAACAGGTGGTGGAGTTTTTAAAAGGCAAGAAGTCGGCCCCCGGGCGTATCGTCGGCTTTTTCAATCAGGTGGATATGCGCCGCAGCCTGCACCGCGAAGCGATTGAAAACAGCAAGAAAATGCCGGTGCCGATGCTCAAGACGTATATCCCCAATGATGCTGCCGTGGAGCAAATGGGGCTGCGCCGTGCGCCCCTGACCAGCTACAATCAGCGCAGCCGCGCGGCACTGGCGTATCTTGATATGTGGAAAGAAGTGGCGCGCTTGCTAAAAGCGGCGGCGAAAGAGAACGAGTAA
- the ubiD gene encoding 4-hydroxy-3-polyprenylbenzoate decarboxylase, with protein MKYKDLRDFIALLEARGLLKRIKQEVDPHLEMTEICDRTLRAGGPALLFENPKGYSIPVLGNLFGTPERVALGMGQESVGALREVGKLLAFLKEPEPPKGFKDAWEKLPIFKQVLNMAPKVLSKAPSQDIVLEGDAVDLDQIPIQTCWPGDAGPLVTWPLVVTRGPHKERQNLGIYRMQKIGKNRLIMRWLSHRGGALDFREFQIQHPGKPFPVAVALGADPATILGAVTPVPDTLSEYGFAGLLRGDKTEVVKCIGNDLQVPASAEFILEGFIAPDDMAPEGPFGDHTGYYNEVDHFPVFTVERITHRRDPIYHSTYTGRPPDEPAILGVALNEVFVPILQKQFPEIVDFYLPPEGCSYRMAVVTMKKQYPGHAKRVMMGVWSFLRQFMYTKFVIVTDDDVNARDWNDVIWAMTTRMDPARDTVMVENTPIDYLDFASPVSGLGSKIGFDATNKWPGETTREWGTPIVMDERIKQRVDEIWDALGIDSPAAY; from the coding sequence ATGAAATATAAAGATCTCCGCGATTTTATTGCTCTGCTTGAAGCGCGTGGTTTGTTAAAACGCATCAAACAAGAAGTTGATCCTCATCTTGAAATGACCGAAATCTGCGATCGCACCTTGCGCGCAGGCGGTCCCGCATTATTGTTTGAAAATCCCAAAGGCTATTCGATTCCCGTGTTGGGGAATTTATTTGGTACCCCCGAGCGGGTTGCGTTGGGAATGGGGCAGGAATCAGTGGGGGCTTTGCGCGAGGTGGGAAAACTGCTCGCGTTTTTAAAAGAGCCGGAACCACCAAAAGGCTTTAAAGACGCATGGGAAAAATTGCCCATCTTCAAACAAGTATTGAATATGGCTCCCAAAGTATTGAGCAAGGCACCGAGCCAGGACATTGTGTTGGAAGGTGATGCGGTCGATCTCGATCAAATTCCCATTCAAACCTGTTGGCCGGGCGATGCTGGCCCGCTGGTAACCTGGCCATTGGTGGTGACGCGTGGCCCGCACAAAGAACGGCAAAATCTGGGTATTTACCGGATGCAAAAAATCGGGAAAAACCGTTTGATTATGCGTTGGCTTTCGCATCGCGGTGGCGCGTTGGATTTTCGCGAATTCCAAATCCAACATCCGGGCAAACCTTTTCCGGTTGCGGTTGCGTTGGGTGCTGACCCCGCAACAATTCTCGGTGCGGTGACGCCCGTGCCCGATACACTTTCTGAATACGGTTTTGCGGGCTTATTGCGCGGCGATAAAACGGAAGTGGTGAAATGTATCGGCAATGATTTACAAGTGCCTGCATCGGCCGAATTTATTTTGGAAGGCTTTATTGCGCCGGATGATATGGCACCCGAGGGGCCTTTTGGCGACCACACGGGGTATTACAATGAGGTGGATCATTTTCCGGTATTCACTGTGGAGCGAATTACCCACCGGCGCGATCCGATTTATCACAGTACTTATACCGGTCGTCCGCCGGATGAGCCGGCAATTCTCGGTGTGGCATTAAACGAAGTGTTTGTGCCGATTTTGCAAAAACAATTTCCGGAAATTGTGGATTTTTATTTGCCACCGGAAGGTTGTTCGTACCGCATGGCAGTGGTGACCATGAAGAAGCAATATCCCGGTCATGCCAAGCGCGTAATGATGGGGGTGTGGAGTTTTTTGCGGCAATTCATGTACACCAAATTTGTCATCGTTACTGATGATGATGTGAATGCGCGCGATTGGAATGATGTGATTTGGGCAATGACGACGCGCATGGATCCCGCGCGCGATACCGTGATGGTAGAAAATACGCCAATCGATTATCTGGATTTTGCATCGCCTGTTTCCGGCCTTGGTTCCAAGATCGGTTTTGATGCAACCAATAAATGGCCAGGTGAAACCACCCGCGAGTGGGGCACGCCGATTGTGATGGATGAGCGCATCAAGCAGCGCGTGGATGAAATCTGGGATGCGCTGGGAATCGATTCACCTGCTGCGTACTAA